The window ACCAGGTTTGGGAATCATTTCTTGCTGTCTCAATCATTTTTGTGACGTCTGCTGTGGAAAACTTCGTCGATGTTTCTTCCTCTACAAGCTCCAGTAGGTATAACAAGCGGACTTTTGCCAAATCATCCGGAGGACAATAAACTATGCATGGTTTTGGGATATTGTCGATCCCGCACCTGAAACGAGTAGTCCTGTGTTCAATCTCCTCGGAAACTCCTGTGGAGTAGTTTCCATCAAAATACGGTCTGAATACGCAAATGGCATCACATTGATCTACAAGATAGTGGTCTCTTGAGTCTATATGATTTGCTATAGTTGGCCTCAGAACATCATTAATGAGAGTGCTCACGGCATATAGGTCCTTGTCAAGCGCATCCAGCTTTAGTGATCCGTCTGCGCCATAGTAAGTGCCTTCAATGTCCAGCGGGTTTTGAGGAAGTAGCTCCGGCTTCACATACATGAGCTTATCGCACTCGAACATCAATGGCCATCGCTCGTCCAAAACAGGAGCACATATGGCTGAGCCTTCTTCCTTTTGTATAATTAGCTCATCAACTGAGGTTGGAAAAACAGCCGTCACAATATCTTCTTTCCCGTTGATGAGTTCCTTGATGAGTTCAGCAATCTGGCTCTTTATTGCGTTGGCCTCGTCGGACCTCTTTGACTTCATCAGCCTTCTTACCTGCGTTATCGGGTGAGATACATATACTACTGCTATTGAATCGTGCTCAAGAATTGATGTGATGACCAACAGCGGATGCTTGACTGATATAACGTAGTGTTTCTTATGCAGAATTGAGGCAATCTGTTCGGCGGCAATCATTTCCTTTGATCGCCAGTCAAGTATGGTGAATAGGTCGTTAATCCGAGCTCTTGCGCGTTCATGTGGGTCGGGAAAGACCCGTTCCCTTGAGCTATCTGACATTACACCGTTATCGACCCTCAGTCTTGCATGGCAATCGTAGATATCGTCAACCAGAGTAATAACCTTGTCAACGGCGAATTCACTTAGCGCATCGCTAGCGTATGCTGTGAAGAACTCTCTATTCTGGGTCTGATAATAAATTGAGTGCATAGAGAAGAAAACGTGGTTAATGCCATCCGTGTCATGTCTTACCTGATCGAACGCCTTCTTCCACGTTTCTCTAATGTAGTCTTTGGGCCAACTCAGCAGTATCTGGATACCCCCCGGGCTCCTTATCTGTTTAATCTGCTCTTTGATGTATTCAGGAGTGAAACTGAGCTCTGTCAACCTGTCTTCGTGAGCCTGGATCAAAAAATCCTCAAACTTCACAATCTTGACTTCCTCATGCGAAGAGATGACAGACGAAACCCTCTTAAGAACGCCATCTGTATTTGTACCTGATATCGCTGTGAACAAGATGCGCATTGCTTGTACTCCATCCCTTTGGTTTTGCAGTTACCGTTCTGACCTGACTGCAAATGTAACATCACTAGTCATTTTAGAATAGAAGTTCGTACCTGTCAATACAAAACAGTATGCAGCCTATTAGAGGTCGACGACTAGATTGACAGGTGCTTCGTGTGGTCGAGCGCCGCGGAACTAAGTTCAATTTCCATCAAGGTCTTCGACCTTTTCGAATTTGGCTTTCACGCGTTCTTTGATGCGGAAATTGGTGAGTTTGCTGTCTGATTCGAAGCCGTAGCCGCTCTGGATATTGCCGCCGTGAGTAATTTCGACAAACGACTCCGTCCTGATCTGATTCGCTTCCTGATCCCAGAAAAGACTGTCGGCATCGAGCGTGACGCCGTTGTCCGAAACGACCGTCACATTGCCCCACACTTCCAGATCGCTCGTTTTCTCTCTGACTATGCCGGAGTCCGATACCAGTGTTGATGATTCATTGCCGAGCGAATCGAAAAACGTCGCGTGAATGTTCACCATCAGCGTGCTGTCGAGAGCCAGGAATTTCTCAAGATATGCAGAGTGAATCAGAACTTCCCTCACGCCGTGATCAGAAAGCAGAATATCTGATTCGTACAGAATCTGATCGGGAATGATCTGACTGGATGCAGTCTCTTCGCTGTGGCTGTCCGGGGTCTTCTCGGTGCATGCAAGCGCAATCATGCAGAGCAGCAAAGTGCATATCAGTTCGCCTAGGATATTCTTGTGTTCAGTCATTGTAAACATCTTGCCCTATTATACAATCGGCAACTGGGAATAACAATCAAGGAATTGCACTTGTACCCGAATCATGGATCATAGCGACTCGACTCCGTCCGCTCAAGTGCCAGCTTCAAGTGCTGGCAGGAGCTGTGCTCCTGCGCTCTTGACCACTCCCAGCAGAGGCACAGCCTCTGCTGGCACGTATGTAAGTCCGTCATCACGAGGAGCGAAGCGACGTGGTGATCTCATCCGTTCAGGTGCAAAGAATACGCAAGGCAGGAATGAGAGCACTTCTGCCCTACATCCCTGCCATTTGAGAATACTATGCAGCGAATAGTCTTTCGCTATTCGCGCTCCATGCTGAATTCACTGAAGTCGAACCAGTAGCCCGAACCGGTGACATAATCGAGCTCAGCCTGAACAACCGCAAGATGACCTTCCTCGATTTCGAGGAACCTCTGAAAGAGTTTGCGATCCGCGGCATTAAGTTCACCGACGACCTTAGCGTAAAACTCGCTCGTCTCAGTCTCGACATCCACGGCCTTCTTGAGAAGCTCTCGCTCCACACCGAAATCCTTGTCGGACATCCGTCGTTCGAGTTTGCTGACGCCCTCAAGGATCGACTGTTTTGACGGGATCGTTGTGTCCAGCTCATCAACGGTCACCTTGCCGGTCTTTGTCCATTCTTCGAGCTTGACAGTGAGATAGTCGACATGCCGCTGCTCGTCATCCGCGAGCATTGAGAGCATTCTCCCGCCGGTTTCATCGCCGGTTTTCCCTACCGCATCGCGGTAGATGTCGCGCACTCGATTCTCATACTCCAAGGCTGTCTTGATCGCTTCTTCTATGGTCATCCTATCCTCCCGATTGATTCATTCGCACCGAACAATCACGCCAAGTGTGCGATTGTTCACATACAACACAAAACAATAAGCTGATGCGAAAACCTCTATGCTCCGCCTACTGTTGCGGGTGGAGTGAAGACTCTCGCCGCAAGCTCCTGATCGATCATCAGAACACCGGTTCCATTGTCGCCAATCAGTTTTAGCTTTTTGACTATCTCATCGGCAGAAGCCTCTTCTTCGACCTGCTCTGCCACAAACCACTGGAGCATGTTATTCATTGCATGATCGCTCTCCTGGATCGATAGATCGACCAGTTTATTGATCGCTGCAGAGATGTGCTGCTCATGCTTGTAGGCTTCCTGAAAAGCTGCAAGAGGCGAATCCCATTCCAATGGCGGCTTGCTGATCGCAGCCATTACCGGGCGTCCACCACGGTCGTTCATGTAGCCATAGAACTTGAACGCGTGACTCAGTTCTTCCTGAGTCTGAATTTCCATCCAGTGGGCGAATCCGTCAAGATTCAGCGACTTGAAATACGCCGCCATTGCAAAATAAATGTAAGCTGAATAGAGCTCTTCATTGATCTGTGCATTCAGTGCGTCTTGGACTTTCTTCTTCATCATTACCCTTTCTCCTTCCTAATTCTCACTCATGATCATCTCGTCATATTCAATCTCAAACCTCAGTTTATGCCTCGCCTCCTCCTGGGCAAGCATTTCGAAAGCTGCTTTGAGGTTCGCATTATCCGTCATGGCAGCAAGATCGCTGTAGAGTCGATATGCGTTCTTCTCTCTCTGCATCGCAACGATCAGAACTTCCTGCAGACTCATATCAGCGTGCGGCTCGATTTCGTCTATCATATCCGTTACTTTGAGATCGACGACATTCATTTTCGCGGGTGCAAGGAGTTTGCCTGTTTTGATCTCTTCGAGTTTTGACTTATGCACCTGCTCTTCTATCGCGAATCCCTCGAACATCCTGCGGATATTCCGGTCAGCCGTCTTGGCTGCAAGCCCGGAATAGAACTCAGATGCCATTTGTTCGCTTCCTATCGCGAAATCAAGAACCTCATCGACTGAATTAAAATCCATCATCTCCTCCAATGTGCGACAGCTGAACCTGAGGCAGCCGTGGTACGTCTATGGTTTAGCGTAAGTTAATCACATCGATCCCGACCGCTATCCCCAGTTTGCAGTTGACAAGCCCATGCCTGTCACGCGAAAAGTACATATATTATGAGAGCAAATCAATCGAAATTCCTCCCGATGCGTAAGCTGTTCAAACTCAACCGGCGTCTCGGCAGTTGCCGGCTATCAGAAATACAACTACGCTTCAGTCCAGTATGTTCCAAATCGATTTTTCGAGGAGACTGAGCAATCTCATGACCCTGATTGCCGGTTGTAGAAATCTGCGTGGACAGTCAAGGATAGTCAGCGGGAGTGTCTACGATTTGTCAGAAACGGTGTATCCGACATCTTCTACAGATTTCTTGAGGGCAGACAGATCAAAGTCTTTGCCATATATCGCTGCAATTCCGCTGGTGAGATCGACGCGAACATCCTCGACACCGCTGCATTCGCTGAGTGCACGCTTCACATTCGCTACGCAGTGATTGCAGGTCATACCATCGACTTTCAACACCGCCCCCGCGCCGGAAATGTCGAAAGATGACTTCCGGATTTGTTTGAGATAGGGACTGATTGCTGCATATCCGAGAATCGCCAGCAGTAAAAGGGCGCTCGCTGTACCGCTCCAACCCGGCAGCATCCCATGGCTACCGTGACCGTGGTGAACATCCGATACGGTCATTATCTGATCGAGGAGAAAACCAGAGGCGAGCGCGGTGACGGCAACCGTCGCCAGATATATGAAAGTGGTCTTCTTGCCGAGGACTTTCCAGATCGTAGTTATGGTAGCGGCATTGGTTGCCGGACCTGTCACGAGAAACACAAGCGCTGCGCCCGGGGAGATCCCCTTGAGAATCAGCGCAGCAGCTATAGGCACCGAGGCAGTCGCGCAGACATAAAGCGGTATACCCAGGAGCATCATCACTATCATTGAGGCAAAGCCAGCCCCGAGCAGCCCGAGAAAGAAGTCGTCGGGTATTACGGCTGCGATCAGCCCGGCGGCTACAAGTCCAATCAGCAGCGATTTGCTTATATCCTGAGGAAGTGCGACGAATCCATAGCTGAAAATCCGCTTCAAAGCATTACCCTGAGGAGCATTCATGTTGTTCGACATGCTATCGGACATCATAGGAAGCATATTCAGGTCCCGCGTCTTGTCGAACGCGTCAACAAGCTGACCGCCGATCAGTCCGGTCACAAGCGCCACCAGCGGTCTGAAAAGGGCGAATATAGGCCCGAGCAGACTGAATGTGACCATTATGCTGTCGACACCAGTCTGCGGAGTCGACAAGAGAAACGATGTCGTAGCACCGCGACTCGCCCCATGCTTACGCAATGATGCTGCTACCGGAATCACGCCGCAGGAGCAAAGGGGTAACGGTACACCGAGTGCGGACGCTTTGAAGACAGGCCAGAAGCCGCGTCCGCCGAGATGCTTTTCAACGAATCTGGGGGACACCGCAACAGACAGTACTCCCGCCACCAGGAATCCGAACAGCAGATAGGGAGCCATATCGGCAAGTACCGACCAGAACTCCTCTGCTACGTGTATGACTATCTCAAGCATGAGTACGCGCTGTCTGCATGAAATGCGTTTGGAGATGATCGACAACTCCGACGCCGTGCTCCATCCCGAGCCGTGTCAGAGCGAAATCGTACTTGGTCGGATCGTCCGGCGAGATCGCCCTGAATGCGTCTGTGATCTCTCTCGCTGTCACAAGATTCGCCTGCTTCCGGGTTGTCATGCCAAATGCCGTGCCTATCCTGAACATATGTGTATCGAGCGGGATGATTAGCTTCGAGCTGTCGATGCATGTCCACCCGCCCGGGTCAACTCTGTCCCTACGAACCATCCATTTGAGGAATAAGTTCAGCCTTTTGCAGGCGCTCCCCTTCGGCGGGGAGGGTAACATGCTGTTGTAATTGCCGTTATCAGCGCCCCGAATTGTCTGCACAAACCGGCATAGCGCGGGAATAACATCGCTGTCTGAACTGGACATCCCTGCCTTGAAGCATTCTTCCAGCGAGCCATATTTCAAAATGACCGCCTTGAGGCCGAGTATCACGGCGACCAGATCGTCACTTGTTGTGAACCTGTGCTTGAAATTACCATAGGTTTTCTGAAGCGATTTTTTGGTAGCGTTCTGCACAAAGTCTGCTGGTGATTCCATTTGGTCGAGCACCGATGCGACACTTTTGATAATCTGAGCCACCCTCCCATACGCGAGCGACGATGCTATCAGCGCCGCGATCTCGCGATCTCTGATAATATCGTATCTCAGTACAATTTCGAGCGGGTCGGGATGAACATACTTCGAGTGATTGTACCGTTTATAGAGGTTTTCGAGGAAGCTCTTATCTATCTGAAGTTGTCGCGCTGCCAATACAGGAATCCTGCCATGCTGTCAAATGCAAACCAAACTTATCGGTTATGATATGGGAAGTTCATCACAAAGTCAAGCAAGACCTGGTTCAGAGCTGAAAGCCGGTGATAGTCCTCCAATCGTCGCTATCCTTGAAGCCTAAATTCGAGATTAGAAACACGAACTCAGGACAAGGATCAACGAACAAGCTGCACCAGTGTGCGCCTTGTCACTGTCGACGCACAAATAACGGTCAGCCGTGCACAGTTTTCCGTTGTCTACTTGCAACCGCAATTCTGTCATGGGGCTAGAAGCGGCAAATAGCGCCTACGCCTGCGAGTCATACGATCATATCTAATGATGCAAATAATCATCCAGACTGCGGACAAAACTATAGTAACAATTTGAAAGACGAGGAGTCCGATCTCAGGAAAACACTCAGATGGTTTCACTGTAAAAGGAACCAAGGCTAAGATCGCAATTATGGCACAGAAGACAAATCCATTAGTGAACCATAGGTGTAGGCGTTCGGCTTCTACATAGAACCAGCGCACAGGGCGCCGTGCATCTGAATTTGTCTCAATCTCGCGTACACTTGAGGGCGGTGGATCACCCAGTGTAATATCCATGAACTCTTCGCGAATTGTATCGACCAAAGCATGGATCCTAAGAAGGAAGGTCCCAGTAGTAACCAAGAAGAAAGCTAGAATGCCAACAAAGATACTTTCACCCAACATAGCCCAATCCTCCTTTACGGCTGCTTGGTCGGCACTACGCGCCTTGCACGAAATACCAGCCCGATGATCATGATGACAAGTGAAAACCCGAATGCGATTGTGGGCGCGTTATATACGGACACACCGTCTGGAAGAATCCACCAACTTGCAAGGGACCAAGCAAATGAACCTTGCTGAGCTGTGACCGAAGTAATGCCATAAGCCCAGCCGACGACTATGCCTGTAGCCACAGACAATATCGCAAATGTCTGGACTCGCTTGAGGTCCAACTTCTTCGCAAGGAGGAGACCACACAATACGACCGGTGCAAGCGCTAAAGCGGAGCCATATATAGCAAATACGAAACTGACAACATCAAATCCAATGTGTGTTAGAGCAATACAGAGGATAAGACCTATAATAGCAATTCCTCCCATCTGCATCCTGGCTCTTCCAATTACTTTTCTATGTGTAGAATCCATCGGCAACAGATTGTCTGATTGCGAAACGGTCGCGGAATCTTCAATGGGATGTTTCTCAAAGAATTTCCGGTCGGTAATATCCATGGAGATAGTTTGACCGGCGGCGATAAGAAAACTGTCGGCCGTCGATAGCATGGCTGCCACGAGAGCGGCAAATCCCATGCACGTGAGTATCAAAGAGAACCAGCCTTCACCGCCGAAGTTAATTAGGATGGTTGCAAGGCCACCGGCAGAATCAGCGCCCGCCGTTTCTGTAAGTGCTAGCGCCGCGAAGAGTATTGCACCCCAGGTAATAAAAAACATTATGGCGGCAAGACCTACTCCGCTCTTGGCAGCTTTTGTGTCTTTGGCAGCGACTATTCGTTGCCAAGCAGACATGTCCACGAGTGGAAACGGCACGTTGATTAAGAAGAAGTTTAACATCATGAGAAAGATTACGCTCGGCGCCACAACTCCCAGCGGCGCAAGTTTCCAATTTGCGATGAGGTTATCTGGAATGAGTGGTTCACCTGAGGTTGGCGCTCCGAAATGGAAGGCAAGATATATCATAAGTCCACAGAATAGTATGACTGCACTGGTTTGAAGTAAATCTGTTCGGACCACGCTCTTGAAGCCCCCGAGTATTGAGTATGCCACAAGAACCATTCCTATCAGGAGCAGGCTTGGTAGATAACTATCGACGTTGGGAAGAAGAGATTGGAGTAGTCTGGTTCCCACGATAAGCTCTGTTGCGAATATCCCTATAAAGCCGATGGTAGTTGCTATGCTGGCCGTCAATTTCAAGCCCTCGCTGCCATAAGAATCCTTCAAGAAGCCGTGAAGTGTGGAACCAGAAGTTGTTAATGAGCGGATACGAGGAGTTAGATAGAATATCACCACGTGGCCAAGGGCATAGAATAATGCTGCCCATAGTAGCGATAAGCCGAACACTGGTGCCAATTGAAAAAACGCGATGAAGACCGTCGCC of the Candidatus Zixiibacteriota bacterium genome contains:
- a CDS encoding ferritin family protein; the protein is MMDFNSVDEVLDFAIGSEQMASEFYSGLAAKTADRNIRRMFEGFAIEEQVHKSKLEEIKTGKLLAPAKMNVVDLKVTDMIDEIEPHADMSLQEVLIVAMQREKNAYRLYSDLAAMTDNANLKAAFEMLAQEEARHKLRFEIEYDEMIMSEN
- a CDS encoding permease, giving the protein MLEIVIHVAEEFWSVLADMAPYLLFGFLVAGVLSVAVSPRFVEKHLGGRGFWPVFKASALGVPLPLCSCGVIPVAASLRKHGASRGATTSFLLSTPQTGVDSIMVTFSLLGPIFALFRPLVALVTGLIGGQLVDAFDKTRDLNMLPMMSDSMSNNMNAPQGNALKRIFSYGFVALPQDISKSLLIGLVAAGLIAAVIPDDFFLGLLGAGFASMIVMMLLGIPLYVCATASVPIAAALILKGISPGAALVFLVTGPATNAATITTIWKVLGKKTTFIYLATVAVTALASGFLLDQIMTVSDVHHGHGSHGMLPGWSGTASALLLLAILGYAAISPYLKQIRKSSFDISGAGAVLKVDGMTCNHCVANVKRALSECSGVEDVRVDLTSGIAAIYGKDFDLSALKKSVEDVGYTVSDKS
- a CDS encoding TIGR02757 family protein, producing MAARQLQIDKSFLENLYKRYNHSKYVHPDPLEIVLRYDIIRDREIAALIASSLAYGRVAQIIKSVASVLDQMESPADFVQNATKKSLQKTYGNFKHRFTTSDDLVAVILGLKAVILKYGSLEECFKAGMSSSDSDVIPALCRFVQTIRGADNGNYNSMLPSPPKGSACKRLNLFLKWMVRRDRVDPGGWTCIDSSKLIIPLDTHMFRIGTAFGMTTRKQANLVTAREITDAFRAISPDDPTKYDFALTRLGMEHGVGVVDHLQTHFMQTARTHA
- the lptC gene encoding LPS export ABC transporter periplasmic protein LptC yields the protein MTEHKNILGELICTLLLCMIALACTEKTPDSHSEETASSQIIPDQILYESDILLSDHGVREVLIHSAYLEKFLALDSTLMVNIHATFFDSLGNESSTLVSDSGIVREKTSDLEVWGNVTVVSDNGVTLDADSLFWDQEANQIRTESFVEITHGGNIQSGYGFESDSKLTNFRIKERVKAKFEKVEDLDGN
- a CDS encoding ferritin; translation: MMKKKVQDALNAQINEELYSAYIYFAMAAYFKSLNLDGFAHWMEIQTQEELSHAFKFYGYMNDRGGRPVMAAISKPPLEWDSPLAAFQEAYKHEQHISAAINKLVDLSIQESDHAMNNMLQWFVAEQVEEEASADEIVKKLKLIGDNGTGVLMIDQELAARVFTPPATVGGA